The following nucleotide sequence is from Dehalococcoidia bacterium.
AATACTCCCAGTTCCACTGCGTCGGCGGATTCGGCCCCATGGCCCCATGCTTCCACGCGACCGCGTCGCCAATCTTGGTGACGCCCGCTTCCTCGACCCCACCCTTCACCCACGGGATTGCGCCGAAGGCCAAGCGCGCGCGGTGCCCAAAGTCTCGGTCTTCACTGTAGGCGGGATAAAAGTTTTCGTCGAAATAGCCGATCCGCTCCACCAGGGCGCGCCCTACGACAATGCACTTCCAGCCGACATTCCACGCGCCATCCGCGCGATGGTCCCACGAGCCCAACTCCAGCCCATACGCGTTGACGATCTGGCTCGCGGCCGACAGCATCCTCGCAATTCCCCCTGGCCCAAACCGGATGGACGCGCTCAGGAGCACGGTCCATGTCGCGCCGCGGTGCAGGCCGAGATTCCACGAGGCGGCCACGCCGAGATTCTCGGGATGGGACACGACCTCGGCGCCGGCGGGCAGCTCCATCGAGCGCGTGTCGCCCTCCTTGGAATTGTCCACGATCAGCAGCGGCACCGGAACCGGTCCCATCGAGGCAAGGCACTGTTCCAGGTTAAAGCGGGGCGTGATATGCGGGAGGACGATCTGCCAGTCGGTCATGCGCTGACCTCTAAATTAAATCCCACTACTCGTCTTGCTACACCAGCATGGCCGCGGCGGTGGAGCCGGTCTCGTCTCTCGATCACATGTCGATCGATGCTGACGATGTTTCGGTGGAAGTAGCCATACCATCATGCGATCCAAACACCGAAGCATCCAGAGGCGCCAACGGGGAATCGGCGACTCCGCCAGAAATGCTCGACGAAACAACTCTTGCTTCAATGGGCTCATGCGCTCAAAATCTTCTCTCTCATCCTCAGTCCTGAAAATAGAACCGTCCTTCATAAAGCGCAGTTTTCTTTCTTTTGCTTCGACCTTTGCCTTCGCCTCCCGAATGACATCATCAGCTGTTTTCATTTCTAACCCTCCCTATAGTCAACCCCCTCGGCGTCGGAATATCCACGCGTTCGATCCAGCCAAGCGGCGCGAGGTCCCCGATGACGCTCAGATGGGTAAGCGTGTCATGGACCGCGACCCAGGCGCGAGGGGCCAGCCATGGGCGCAGGCGTTCGAGTTCGTGGCGCCGCGTGCCGAGCTCTGAGTCGGAGAAGAGAAAATCAATCGGCAACGGCGGGATGTACTCGAAACTTGAAACCTGGAGCACGTCGCATTGCCCGATGCCGAGCCCGAGTAGCCCATGCCATGCTAAGAGATCGCGAGCGGCGGCGGCGTAGTCCGAATTGATCTCCAGCGACACCATGCACCCGTACCGATTCCGATCGAGCGCGTCAGCGATGTAGGCCGCCGACCGTCCCAGGTGGGTCCCGGTCTCCAACACGAAGGCTGGTTTTAGCGCGCGGACCAGGGCGGCTAAAACTTCGAGCGCCTCAACTTCGGCGGCATCGGTGTCATAGGCCGAGTAGCGTTCTGGATGAGGACACCACTCAGTCGAGGCGAGTGTAAACTCAGATTCACGGTGGAGTGGAAGGCCAAGATCGAGGCTCATCCCGAGAATCCCCCAGGCGGCGCGCCTATCGGTGGCGCCCCATCGTAGGCAATCCGCATCGGAAACTTCGGATCCTCTCCGCGCCCATTGACGAATCCACAGCGGCGCAGGTTGCCGCCGATCTCCTCGGGCGCGTAGAGCCACAGGCCCCATCGGTCCCAGCCCGCCTTGCCCGCATTTGAGAGCACCCCATGGAGGACATCTTCAATCATCGTCCTGGACTGCTCGCCGAAATAGCGGGGGATGATCTCGCGGTAGAAGTCGGTCTTCGCCAGGTGCGGATTCTGCGACCATTGGATCGTCCGAACCAGTGGCACGCCAGCGATATCGTGTCGCGTGTCCTCCAGGAGCAGCTCCCGGTGCGAGATATACATCTCCGCGTCCCGGTACAGGCGGATGACTTTCACGTCGTCCCGCGTCAGCATCGCCCGTGCGAGTCCTGTAAAATCAATCGGCCCCTCGGGCCACATATCGTGTTCACAGAAGAAGGTCAGGGGCGTGTGAACGAGCTCCAGCGTCCGCCGCATCATCATGCCCTGATGCAGATGTTCGTCGAACACGACCGGCAGACACCCGCGAAAGTCGGGATGCCAGTTACACAGATCAATGAGGCGGCGCGTGTATTCCTCATACACCTCGCGGTAGTGTTGTTGCTCCGCCCGGATGCCATCGACCATGATCAGGATGTCAGCCTCGCGCAGCTCCGGGTAGGCGCGAATCCGGCGGATGGTGTCTTCGATCATGGCGGTGGAGGGATGATCCGGGACAGGTGACGTCGGGAGTAACACCGTCACGCCGATGCCCGAGACGGGAACGGGCTGGCCCGAGAGCACACAGCAGTCCTCGACGAGATCGATCGTGAGTTGGCGCTTGTACCACAGCCACCAGGCCGTGGCGCGATTTGCAGAGTGTTGGAGCCCTTCGGTTCGTCCCTCAACAACCGCATCGACCCATAACCCAGGATTAAAAATGGGATGTATCGTGTTCTCATGCGCGCCGCTATCGCTAATAAGCAGCGGCCAGAAGTCCGACTTAGAACAGGCTGGTAGACAGCCAGCTTCGAGCGCCTCGTAGAGCCGGAAGCTGTCCGGATGCCGATTCCCGCCTGGACAGAATGCAACAGCGGCCCCAGCCATCCGTTGGAGGTAATCGGCGCGCGCGATCCCATGACCGAAACCGTCGGTGACGAGGAGATCACCATCCCTGAAATCCTCATGGTCGAGGTGCGCCACTAACACCTTTCGCTCCTCCGTCTGCGCCTGGCCGATGAACACCCAGTCTTTCCGCTCAGCCAGCGGCAGGCGAGGCACGTCTCGGAGCAGCTCCCGGGTCTCAGGAGGCCAGCCAAGGAGGAGGTTTCGGTCGGCCCGCCTATCCTGCGGATACTGCCGCCAGATTTTCATGCCGGGCCGCCTGAGAGCCTCGGTGTCCCACTGCTGCGACTCGTCCGAGGTGTGAATCAGGAGGACCCATCCTTTCGGGAGTGGGAACGGCTGGCGACCAACACACAGCGATCCCGAGGCGATCACAACGCCCTCGTCGATGGGGCCGTCCACCTCCTCGAAGGTGATCGGCATGGGCCACAGCTCGCCACGAATGGCCGAGGCGATGAGGGCTTGATCCCAACATGGCGCGCGGAGACCGTAGGGCCAGGAGACTGGGATGGGGGTCATGCGCGGCCCTCGCCCTGTGCCACAATCGCCAGCATGGCCTTCACCCGGTGCGTGTACGTGTGATGGGCTTTGACGTGCTCATGGCCTGCGAGGCGGAGGCGCGCGAGGTGTGCATCGTGCTCAAGGCAGTAATCGA
It contains:
- a CDS encoding class I SAM-dependent methyltransferase is translated as MSLDLGLPLHRESEFTLASTEWCPHPERYSAYDTDAAEVEALEVLAALVRALKPAFVLETGTHLGRSAAYIADALDRNRYGCMVSLEINSDYAAAARDLLAWHGLLGLGIGQCDVLQVSSFEYIPPLPIDFLFSDSELGTRRHELERLRPWLAPRAWVAVHDTLTHLSVIGDLAPLGWIERVDIPTPRGLTIGRVRNENS